The Trypanosoma brucei gambiense DAL972 chromosome 10, complete sequence genome has a segment encoding these proteins:
- a CDS encoding syntaxin 5, putative, giving the protein MVVERDRSNELHSIFNGMKHGEVLLHNGVRHIDPSRGELLQSNSGLRSSNETQIFNRFAQAFAADLAKVSESIMRLTQLTQRQTVFEDRSSEVTALTQVVKTSLQRLHADLNTLDELKARALDAEKVVLARTRASSGSEAHSLWGGRADVDSLVQSQTKHSDTIVETLRTRLARTGQTFRSTLQQQTKEMKSNAQRRHMFTTGDRPQTFESALFHDQEMQQQQQMQLASRGENVQYYKQRSEAVREIEAAVVEVGEMFNDFTRLVHEQNEIVLRIDTNVETSLRHVNAGSNELLRYLANLTSNRGLIIKIFAVLFFFLLFFGFLVVR; this is encoded by the coding sequence ATGGTTGTAGAGCGCGACCGTTCAAATGAGCTGCACAGCATCTTCAACGGCATGAAGCATGGTGAAGTTTTACTGCACAACGGCGTGCGACATATCGACCCTTCTCGGGGAGAACTTCTGCAGTCGAACTCCGGCCTCCGTTCGAGTAACGAGACACAAATATTTAATCGTTTTGCCCAGGCATTCGCCGCCGACTTGGCGAAAGTGTCGGAGTCCATCATGCGGCTGACGCAACTTACACAACGGCAGACTGTGTTTGAAGATCGCTCATCCGAAGTGACAGCCCTCACACAAGTGGTTAAAACGTCATTACAGCGTCTTCATGCAGATTTGAATACCCTCGACGAACTTAAAGCGCGTGCCTTAGATGCTGAGAAGGTGGTGCTTGCGCGAACGAGGGCCTCTAGTGGCAGTGAAGCACACAGTTTGTGGGGAGGGAGGGCGGACGTTGACTCACTTGTGCAGTCCCAGACAAAGCATAGTGACACTATTGTAGAAACATTGCGCACACGTCTGGCACGAACTGGACAAACATTTCGCTCAACCCTCCAGCAACAGacaaaggaaatgaaaagtaaTGCACAACGTCGTCACATGTTTACCACGGGGGATCGACCACAAACATTTGAGAGCGCATTATTTCACGATCAGgagatgcagcagcagcaacaaatgcAATTGGCGAGTAGAGGAGAAAATGTGCAGTATTATAAACAGCGCAGTGAGGCGGTTCGGGAGATtgaggcagcggtagttgaaGTGGGTGAAATGTTCAATGATTTCACTCGTCTCGTGCATGAACAAAACGAAATTGTTCTCCGCATAGACACAAACGTTGAGACATCACTGCGGCACGTCAATGCTGGAAGTAACGAACTGCTGCGCTACTTGGCGAATCTCACTTCCAACCGCGGTttgataataaaaatatttgCCGTTctgttcttcttccttctgttcTTTGGGTTTCTCGTTGTGCGCTAG